TCTAACCAAGAGAGCAAAGCAAAATTGATAGAACAATTTGGCGAAAACAGTGAAGGTGATTATAACCACATTGAGTTTTTAGACTACGAACTTGAGCTAAATGACCGTTTTGCTTACATCAACGCCCCTAAAATTGCTGTTGTGAATGTGGAAGGGGCAATTATGACAGGTGAGAGCGACCAAACAGGTGTAGGCAGTGAAACCATCGTAAAATTATTGCAGGAAGCAAGAGCCGATAAAAACGTAGAAGGTTTAATTTTACGCATTAATAGCCCAGGTGGAAGTGCGGTAGCATCAGAGCTTATTCGCCAAGAAGTAGACGCATTGCAAAAACAAGGGAAACCTGTAGTCGCTTCAATGGGCGGAATGGCAGCATCAGGTGGTTACTGGATTGCGGCAACCAGCGATAAAATTATCGCCAGCCCAAATACCATCACCGGTTCAATCGGTATTTTTGGTTTAGCCGTAACTTTTGAAAAAACAGCTAAAAACTTAGGTGTGAATGAAGATGGTATTGCAACCTCTGCACTTGCTGAGCCAATCGGTTTGAAAAGCCTACCGAAAGAGCAAGGTGAAGTGCTGCAAATCGGCATTGAAAATGGTTATGACCGCTTCTTAGAGCTTGTTGCTCGTGGCAGGGAAATGCCAAAAGAGGCGGTGGATAAGGTTGCTCAAGGGCAAGTTTGGTTAGGTTCTGATGCACTCAAACACGGTTTAGTTGATGAATTAGGCAATTTTAATGTAGCTTTTGTTAGATTATCCGATTTAATCAATCAAAAACGTGAAGCACAGAGCAAAGCAAAAGTTGAGCAATTCGGCTTACAATGGTTTGCCGAACAAGACGACAGCCTATTTGGCACGCTTGCCCGTGATTTCAAAACTCAGCTACAAGTGAGCCTGACAAACTGGCTTGATTTACCTGTGCTGAA
The sequence above is a segment of the Mannheimia bovis genome. Coding sequences within it:
- the sppA gene encoding signal peptide peptidase SppA, with product MFNILKAIYRMFRCIRECVINLFFVLFILLLVPVVGFIASSQSTQKPVFTQGALRLNLDGYLADNREEFTDFYRLLQSELGSSEPFKISTFDVVQAISKAKNDPQITGLVLDLHNLQSADFSSLDFIGNEINNFKESGKPVIAIGEQYSQKQYYLASFADEIYLNKVGSVELQGLSYANTYFKTLLDKIEAEPHIFRVGTYKSAVEPFMRDDMSEEAKQNARGWLNGTWQQVVETIAHNRKISPQEINLSAETYIEKYKAAKGDDAQFALNQKWVTQLVSNQESKAKLIEQFGENSEGDYNHIEFLDYELELNDRFAYINAPKIAVVNVEGAIMTGESDQTGVGSETIVKLLQEARADKNVEGLILRINSPGGSAVASELIRQEVDALQKQGKPVVASMGGMAASGGYWIAATSDKIIASPNTITGSIGIFGLAVTFEKTAKNLGVNEDGIATSALAEPIGLKSLPKEQGEVLQIGIENGYDRFLELVARGREMPKEAVDKVAQGQVWLGSDALKHGLVDELGNFNVAFVRLSDLINQKREAQSKAKVEQFGLQWFAEQDDSLFGTLARDFKTQLQVSLTNWLDLPVLKQSQKQVEMLSRFNDPKQMYLYCLNCGKVN